In the Ramlibacter tataouinensis TTB310 genome, one interval contains:
- a CDS encoding CaiB/BaiF CoA transferase family protein, with amino-acid sequence MTAREAGPLSGVRVLDLSAYIAGPYGCTLLADQGAEVIKVEPPAGDNLRKYPSTLEAESRAFLGVNRGKLGVVLDLKDAQDLQRLLALVRSADVLVHNFRPSVPPRLGIAYEQLRPINPRLVYCAVTGYGEAGPLKDKAGFDQVLQTMTGMCTLQGPQGGPPEILYGSVVDYYAAALVAGGVSSALYEREKSGEGQYVGVSLLRSALAMQSARMVWSEGEPREVGRDMRSGGITGIHPTGEGYLYISANTPHFWQALCEKTGLHELLTERYDSVRKRARHQQEIVPRLHAALAARTALAWEALFGEEVPCAAARSIEDMFDFPQVRAEGLVGAFEHPVVGRYRGFTRAWRFGRTPGSQPFAAPALDQHGDAVRAEADRLRP; translated from the coding sequence ATGACCGCACGCGAAGCAGGACCGCTCAGCGGCGTCCGCGTCCTCGACCTCAGCGCCTACATCGCCGGCCCCTACGGCTGCACGCTGCTGGCGGACCAGGGCGCCGAGGTGATCAAGGTCGAGCCGCCCGCCGGCGACAACCTGCGCAAGTACCCGTCCACCCTGGAGGCGGAAAGCCGCGCCTTCCTGGGCGTCAACCGCGGCAAGCTCGGCGTGGTGCTGGACCTGAAGGACGCGCAGGACCTGCAGCGGCTGCTGGCCCTGGTGCGCAGCGCCGACGTGCTGGTGCACAACTTCCGCCCCAGCGTGCCGCCGCGGCTGGGCATCGCGTACGAACAGCTGCGGCCGATCAACCCGCGCCTGGTCTACTGCGCCGTGACGGGCTACGGCGAGGCCGGGCCGCTGAAGGACAAGGCCGGCTTCGACCAGGTGCTGCAGACGATGACCGGGATGTGCACCCTGCAGGGTCCGCAGGGCGGCCCGCCGGAGATCCTGTATGGATCCGTGGTGGACTACTACGCGGCGGCGCTGGTGGCCGGCGGCGTTTCCTCCGCCCTGTACGAACGCGAGAAGAGCGGCGAGGGCCAGTACGTCGGCGTGTCGCTGCTGCGCTCCGCGCTGGCGATGCAGTCCGCGCGCATGGTGTGGAGCGAGGGCGAGCCGCGCGAAGTGGGGCGCGACATGCGCTCGGGCGGCATCACCGGCATCCACCCGACCGGCGAAGGCTACCTCTACATCTCCGCCAACACGCCGCACTTCTGGCAGGCGCTGTGCGAGAAGACGGGCCTGCACGAGCTGCTCACCGAACGCTACGACAGCGTGCGCAAGCGGGCACGGCACCAGCAGGAGATCGTCCCGCGGCTGCACGCCGCGCTGGCCGCGCGCACGGCGCTCGCGTGGGAGGCCCTGTTCGGCGAGGAAGTGCCCTGCGCCGCGGCGCGGTCCATCGAGGACATGTTCGATTTCCCGCAGGTGCGGGCCGAAGGCCTGGTCGGCGCGTTCGAGCATCCGGTGGTGGGCCGCTACCGCGGCTTCACGCGCGCCTGGCGCTTCGGCCGCACGCCCGGCAGCCAGCCCTTCGCCGCCCCGGCGCTGGACCAGCACGGCGATGCGGTGCGGGCGGAAGCCGACCGCTTGCGACCTTAA